The following proteins come from a genomic window of Ictidomys tridecemlineatus isolate mIctTri1 chromosome 9, mIctTri1.hap1, whole genome shotgun sequence:
- the Fgb gene encoding fibrinogen beta chain: MISWNFQKFETMKHLLLLLLCVFSVKSEDYDEDHEAVVDARGHRPIDRRREQAPSLKPAPPPISRGGYQARPAKPVVGQKKVERKAPDAGGCLHADPDLGVLCPTGCQLQDTLLNQEKPIKNSIAELNNNVESVSQTSSNTFQYMTLLKDMWKKRQAQVKDNENVINEYSSALENQRLYIDETVNENIPTNLRVLRSILEDLRSKIQKLESDVSAQMEYCQAPCTVSCNIPVVSGKECEEIIRKGGETSEMYLIKPDRSSKPYRVYCDMTTENGGWTVIQNRQDGSVDFGRKWDPYKKGFGNIATNADGKKYCGLPGEYWLGNDKINELTEMGATELLIEMEDWKGDKVKAHYGLFTVQNEANKYRISVGNYKGTAGNALMDGASQLVGENRTMTIHNGMFFSTYDRDNDGWTNEDPRKQCSKEDGGGWWYNRCHAANPNGRYYWGGQYSWDMAKHGTDDGVVWMNWKGSWYSMRKISMKIRPFFPQQ, from the exons ATGATTTCTTGGAACTTTCAAAAATTTGAAACCATGAAACATCTGTTATTGCTTCTGTTGTGTGTTTTCTCAGTTAAATCTGAAGATTATGACGAAGATCATGAg GCTGTAGTGGATGCTCGTGGTCATCGACCCATTGACCGGAGGAGGGAACAGGCTCCCAGCCTGAAACCTGCCCCACCTCCCATAAGTAGAGGTGGCTATCAGGCTCGTCCAGCCAAACCAGTTGTCGGTCagaaaaaagtggaaagaaaagcCCCAGATGCTGGAGGCTGTCTTCATGCTGACCCAGACCTG GGGGTGTTGTGTCCTACAGGATGTCAGTTGCAAGATACTCTGCTAAACCaggaaaaaccaatcaaaaaCAGCATTGCAGAATTAAACAACAATGTGGAGTCTGTTTCCCAGACTTCCTCCAACACATTCCAGTACATGACTTTGCTAAAAGACATGTGGAAAAAGAGGCAGGCACAAGTAAAAG ACAATGAAAATGTCATTAATGAGTACTCTTCAGCACTGGAAAACCAACGATTATATATAGATGAGACCGTGAATGAAAACATCCCAACTAACCTTCGTGTGCTCCGCTCAATCCTGGAAGACCTGAGaagcaaaatacaaaaattagaaTCTGATGTCTCAGCACAGATGGAATACTGCCAAGCCCCGTGCACTGTCAGCTGCAATATCCCTGTGGTGTCTGGCAAAG AATGTGAAGAAATCATCAGGAAAGGTGGTGAAACATCTGAAATGTATCTCATTAAGCCTGACAGGTCCAGCAAACCATATAGAGTATACTGTGACATGACCACAGAAAATGGAG GATGGACAGTAATTCAGAACCGTCAGGATGGTAGCGTTGACTTTGGCAGAAAATGGGACCCCTATAAAAAAGGATTCGGGAATATTGCAACCAATGCAGATGGAAAGAAATACTGTGGCCTACCAG GTGAGTATTGGCTTGGAAATGATAAGATCAATGAACTTACTGAGATGGGAGCCACAGAACTTTTGATTGAAATGGAGGACTGGAAAGGAGACAAGGTGAAGGCGCATTATGGACTCTTCACCGTGCAGAATGAGGCCAATAAATACAGAATCTCAGTGGGCAACTACAAAGGAACAGCCGGCAATGCTCTCATGGATGGAGCTTCTCAACtggtaggagaaaacagaaccaTGACCATCCACAATGGCATGTTCTTCAGCACCTACGACAGAGACAATGATGGCTG GACAAATGAAGATCCAAGAAAACAGTGTTCTAAAGAAGATGGTGGTGGATGGTGGTATAACAGATGTCACGCAGCCAATCCAAATGGCAGATACTACTGGGGTGGACAGTACAGCTGGGACATGGCCAAGCATGGCACAGATGATGGCGTAGTATGGATGAATTGGAAGGGGTCATGGTATTCAATGAGGAAGATATCAATGAAGATCAGGCCCTTCTTCCCACAGCAATAG